One Bacillus sp. FJAT-52991 genomic region harbors:
- a CDS encoding SDR family NAD(P)-dependent oxidoreductase: MSVQQMFDLSGQTALVTGGGSGLGRLIALALAEAGANVVVCSRRLEVCENVVKEIEALGRQALALSLDVTDPESVRQSVDKAISHFGKIEILVNGSGMASESPATEMSLENWQGMLNTNVTGTFLMSQAVGRHMIDNEYGRIINISSAAGFKGTDPEFIDSVGYTTSKSAVMTLTKDLAVKWGRHGVNVNSIAPGAFPFGMNDPQVPGTLVERAGPIIASQIPVRRLGSEKDLAGAAVYFASAASNYCTGQVLALDGGISAK; this comes from the coding sequence ATGTCAGTTCAACAAATGTTTGATTTATCAGGACAGACAGCATTAGTTACAGGAGGGGGTAGTGGATTAGGGCGTTTAATAGCTCTAGCTCTGGCAGAAGCAGGTGCAAATGTTGTAGTCTGTTCACGTCGTCTAGAAGTTTGTGAAAATGTGGTAAAAGAAATTGAAGCGTTAGGAAGACAAGCGCTTGCCCTATCATTGGATGTAACAGATCCTGAATCTGTCCGTCAAAGTGTGGATAAAGCCATTTCTCATTTTGGAAAAATCGAAATTTTAGTTAACGGTAGCGGAATGGCTTCAGAATCGCCTGCTACAGAAATGTCTTTAGAAAACTGGCAAGGGATGCTTAATACAAATGTTACAGGAACATTTTTGATGAGCCAGGCTGTAGGCAGACATATGATCGACAACGAATACGGAAGAATCATTAACATTTCTTCTGCTGCTGGATTTAAAGGTACTGACCCAGAATTCATAGACTCTGTGGGATATACGACAAGTAAGAGTGCCGTAATGACTTTAACGAAGGATCTTGCTGTTAAGTGGGGCCGCCATGGAGTAAATGTGAATTCCATTGCGCCTGGAGCTTTCCCGTTTGGAATGAATGACCCACAAGTACCAGGAACGCTTGTAGAAAGAGCAGGCCCGATCATTGCTTCCCAAATTCCAGTAAGGAGATTAGGAAGCGAAAAAGATTTGGCAGGCGCTGCCGTTTACTTTGCTTCTGCAGCCTCTAATTATTGTACAGGACAAGTATTGGCTCTTGATGGCGGAATTAGCGCTAAGTAA
- a CDS encoding GGDEF domain-containing protein: protein MVARISGDEFVLLMIDATESAVDDLIIQITSTIDDYNNRQNERPIQLSLGSAYHSHSLRQMTQLFAQADAQMYADKSERKRAERSFGAY, encoded by the coding sequence ATTGTCGCTCGGATTAGCGGAGATGAATTTGTGCTATTAATGATTGATGCAACGGAATCAGCCGTTGACGATCTAATTATTCAAATTACATCTACCATCGATGATTATAATAACAGGCAGAACGAGCGTCCTATCCAGCTATCACTTGGTTCTGCTTATCACTCTCACTCTCTTAGGCAAATGACTCAGTTGTTTGCACAAGCCGATGCACAGATGTATGCTGATAAATCAGAGCGGAAACGTGCTGAAAGATCTTTTGGTGCATATTAA
- a CDS encoding TauD/TfdA family dioxygenase — protein sequence MGSILKEKIQGPVAWKGSDLAKDDSWVYYLSEKMIASLESALLYVKQKGVQAPNFNKEDFPISDLADEISYFVDELENGKGFLLIRGLPMERYTDEEASIIYYGLGLHMGIPVTQNAKGDLLGHVVDQGLNINDSNVRGYQTNAHLPFHPDGSDVVGLLSLRKAKAGGLSSIVSSIAVYNEILEKYPEYLGVLYRPFFLDRRGEEALGESPVYSSPVFSYYDGKLSCRYNRGYVESAQEKTGSYLSKIELEAYDLMDSLIHDENMHFNMMLEPGDMQFVNNYTVLHSRTIYEDYEEPERKRHLLRLWLTMPNGREIAPDFAMFFDEKTGKPGRGGIPVREKTAGGVIENLR from the coding sequence ATGGGATCTATTTTAAAGGAAAAAATTCAAGGACCAGTAGCGTGGAAAGGGAGTGACCTAGCGAAAGATGATTCATGGGTTTATTATTTGTCCGAAAAAATGATTGCCTCTCTTGAAAGTGCTTTACTTTATGTTAAACAAAAGGGGGTACAAGCACCTAATTTTAACAAGGAGGATTTCCCGATTTCTGATCTCGCGGACGAAATCTCTTATTTTGTTGATGAGCTGGAGAATGGGAAGGGGTTTCTATTAATCCGTGGGTTGCCGATGGAAAGATATACGGATGAAGAAGCGAGCATCATTTACTATGGTCTCGGACTTCACATGGGCATTCCGGTCACGCAAAACGCTAAAGGTGACCTTTTAGGACATGTTGTGGATCAAGGCCTCAACATTAATGATTCCAATGTACGTGGTTACCAAACGAATGCACATCTTCCCTTTCACCCAGATGGATCGGACGTCGTTGGTTTATTAAGTCTTCGTAAAGCGAAAGCTGGAGGGCTTAGTAGTATCGTAAGTTCAATAGCTGTTTACAATGAAATTCTCGAGAAGTACCCAGAATATCTGGGAGTTCTCTATCGTCCGTTCTTTTTAGATCGTCGTGGTGAGGAGGCACTAGGTGAATCTCCCGTATATTCATCACCGGTCTTTAGTTATTACGATGGAAAATTGAGCTGCAGATATAATCGCGGATATGTCGAATCGGCACAAGAGAAAACGGGTAGCTATTTGTCAAAGATTGAATTGGAAGCCTATGATTTAATGGATTCTCTCATTCATGATGAAAATATGCATTTTAATATGATGTTGGAACCTGGTGATATGCAATTCGTTAATAATTATACTGTTCTCCATTCGCGTACTATATACGAGGATTACGAAGAACCTGAACGAAAACGTCATTTATTAAGATTGTGGCTCACAATGCCAAATGGCCGTGAAATTGCCCCGGATTTCGCAATGTTTTTTGATGAGAAAACAGGAAAACCGGGTCGCGGCGGTATTCCTGTACGTGAAAAAACAGCTGGCGGTGTTATAGAAAACTTGAGGTAA
- a CDS encoding 2,4'-dihydroxyacetophenone dioxygenase family protein — MINQKDIVALSAGNVNTEELPWIPYFGEAKFKLIKANPVTGQTITLLKVPANMQLPAHFHPGSVIVYTVQGEWRYMEEDWVSKAGDVVYEPAGSTHTPQGLGTEDVITFNIVEGTLDYLGENGEVIARDGWESFLKKYHDHCAAEGIEPVDVTQF, encoded by the coding sequence ATGATTAATCAAAAAGATATAGTAGCATTGTCTGCTGGTAATGTGAACACAGAAGAATTACCATGGATTCCTTATTTTGGAGAAGCGAAGTTTAAACTGATTAAGGCCAACCCAGTGACTGGACAAACTATAACTCTATTAAAAGTTCCTGCGAATATGCAACTTCCTGCCCATTTCCATCCTGGTTCGGTCATTGTTTACACGGTTCAAGGAGAGTGGAGATATATGGAGGAAGATTGGGTCTCCAAAGCTGGTGATGTAGTTTATGAGCCTGCTGGGTCCACACATACACCTCAAGGTTTAGGGACTGAAGATGTCATTACGTTTAATATCGTTGAAGGAACATTAGACTATTTAGGTGAGAATGGTGAAGTTATTGCTAGGGATGGCTGGGAATCATTCCTGAAAAAATACCATGATCACTGTGCGGCTGAAGGAATTGAACCAGTCGATGTGACTCAATTTTAA
- a CDS encoding DUF2533 family protein codes for MSVHKDLILHAEKQNKLYREFALLDEQRETYIAEVVELCKAGKEFTTDRINEVTEKINVLANHRLIPTRKLVTPDMVREYVEKLQ; via the coding sequence ATGAGTGTACATAAAGACCTTATATTACATGCGGAAAAGCAAAATAAACTATATAGAGAGTTTGCCTTGTTAGACGAGCAACGTGAGACGTATATTGCAGAGGTGGTGGAGCTTTGCAAAGCGGGAAAGGAGTTTACAACAGATCGCATTAATGAAGTGACGGAGAAAATTAATGTGTTAGCGAATCATCGATTGATTCCAACTCGCAAGCTAGTGACACCGGATATGGTGCGTGAATATGTGGAGAAATTGCAGTAA
- a CDS encoding MFS transporter, whose translation MPRTPKYSWVILLFLVISGMINQVDKIIIGLVSVPLMKELSLSPSQWGVVGSSFFWLFTISSLVLGGMADTKNTKKMLTWLSLIWVSVQFATPFVSSLSLLVLTRIVLGAGEGPAAAVSTAILGKWFPKERHGIGFAAVLFGTTIGPAIAAPLLISLIDQYGWRSAFIAMGVVGLIWLGFWLFYGKDNPQEIGLPSFDQEEKHSSALSKVSWRQFLPHLLSKNFVVIVLCAGCAFWVLSIQGLWYPAYFSTVKHFTGSTLKLAVSLPFLFAAISLIGFAMISDWLYRKTGDIRKARINLAGFMMVLSSICLYLGSVVNSSVISMVFFTLAPGFAYVILSLAPAILMDFFSPQNIGKAQGTYIALSNTGSMIAPIVFGYFIQYAATEAIGYRYAFQSTSLMMFVIGLLFWMSVRPIKRSHTTVKTEEQISI comes from the coding sequence ATGCCGAGGACTCCAAAATATTCTTGGGTTATCTTATTATTTCTAGTTATTTCCGGTATGATCAACCAGGTTGATAAAATTATTATAGGGTTGGTTTCTGTTCCCTTAATGAAGGAGTTAAGTTTAAGTCCTTCACAATGGGGAGTTGTTGGGAGTTCCTTTTTTTGGTTGTTTACGATATCCTCTCTTGTACTTGGAGGCATGGCCGATACGAAAAACACGAAGAAAATGTTGACTTGGCTGTCGCTGATCTGGGTGAGTGTCCAATTTGCCACACCTTTTGTTTCCAGTCTGTCTCTGCTAGTGTTAACAAGAATCGTCTTGGGAGCGGGTGAAGGTCCAGCTGCTGCTGTATCAACGGCAATATTGGGGAAGTGGTTCCCGAAAGAAAGACATGGAATAGGCTTTGCCGCTGTACTGTTTGGAACAACCATCGGACCTGCGATTGCTGCGCCGTTATTAATCTCCTTGATCGATCAATATGGGTGGAGGTCTGCTTTTATCGCGATGGGGGTTGTTGGACTAATTTGGCTAGGTTTTTGGTTGTTTTATGGGAAAGACAATCCACAAGAAATCGGGTTGCCTTCATTTGATCAAGAGGAGAAGCATTCATCAGCTCTCTCTAAAGTATCTTGGCGTCAGTTTCTTCCACATCTTCTTTCTAAAAATTTTGTTGTTATTGTTTTGTGTGCAGGTTGTGCCTTTTGGGTATTGTCTATTCAAGGATTGTGGTATCCAGCATACTTTTCCACAGTGAAACATTTTACTGGCTCTACGTTAAAATTAGCCGTGTCTTTACCTTTTCTTTTTGCTGCCATTAGTCTAATTGGATTTGCCATGATATCCGATTGGCTTTATCGAAAAACAGGAGATATTCGTAAAGCGCGAATCAATCTTGCAGGTTTCATGATGGTGCTGTCCTCTATTTGTTTATATCTTGGAAGTGTCGTAAATTCGAGTGTTATCTCGATGGTGTTCTTTACCCTTGCCCCAGGTTTTGCATATGTCATTCTTTCACTTGCACCCGCCATCTTGATGGACTTTTTTTCTCCCCAAAACATCGGAAAAGCACAAGGGACATACATCGCTCTTTCAAATACAGGAAGTATGATTGCACCCATTGTATTCGGTTATTTTATCCAATATGCAGCGACTGAGGCAATCGGATATCGTTATGCATTTCAATCAACTTCTTTAATGATGTTTGTGATCGGATTATTGTTTTGGATGAGTGTACGTCCTATAAAGCGAAGTCATACAACGGTCAAAACAGAGGAGCAAATTAGTATTTAA